The following are encoded in a window of Nocardioides houyundeii genomic DNA:
- the rplA gene encoding 50S ribosomal protein L1: protein MQRSKTYRAAAEKFDKDELYAPLKAITIAKDNSKKKFDETLDVVMRLGVDPRKADQMVRGTVNLPHGTGKTARVLVFAVADKAEAAREAGADFVGGDELIEKVNGGWLDFDAVVATPDMMGKVGRLGRVLGPRSLMPNPKTGTVTPDVAKAVTEIKGGKIEFRVDRHANLHFIIGKASFSQTQLAENYAAALEEVLRLKPASSKGRYIRKVTVSTTMGPGIQVDPNRTKNVAVEDDAQG, encoded by the coding sequence ATGCAGCGCAGCAAGACCTACCGTGCAGCGGCAGAGAAGTTCGACAAGGACGAGCTCTACGCTCCCCTGAAGGCGATCACCATCGCCAAGGACAACAGCAAGAAGAAGTTCGACGAGACCCTCGACGTCGTCATGCGACTCGGTGTCGACCCCCGCAAGGCCGACCAGATGGTCCGCGGCACGGTCAACCTGCCCCACGGCACCGGCAAGACCGCCCGGGTCCTGGTGTTCGCCGTGGCCGACAAGGCGGAGGCCGCCCGTGAGGCCGGCGCCGACTTCGTCGGTGGCGACGAGCTCATCGAGAAGGTCAACGGCGGCTGGCTCGACTTCGACGCCGTCGTCGCGACGCCCGACATGATGGGCAAGGTCGGTCGCCTCGGCCGCGTCCTCGGCCCGCGCAGCCTGATGCCGAACCCGAAGACCGGCACCGTGACCCCCGACGTGGCCAAGGCCGTCACCGAGATCAAGGGCGGCAAGATCGAGTTCCGCGTGGACCGTCACGCCAACCTGCACTTCATCATCGGCAAGGCCTCGTTCTCCCAGACCCAGCTGGCGGAGAACTACGCGGCGGCGCTGGAGGAGGTGCTGCGGCTCAAGCCGGCCAGCTCCAAGGGCCGCTACATCCGCAAGGTCACCGTCTCCACCACGATGGGCCCCGGCATCCAGGTCGACCCCAACCGCACCAAGAACGTTGCGGTCGAGGACGACGCCCAGGGCTGA
- the rplK gene encoding 50S ribosomal protein L11 translates to MPPKKKIAALVKVQLQAGAATPAPPVGTALGPHGVNIMEFCKAYNAQTESMRGNVVPVEITIYEDRSFTFITKTPPAAELIKKAAGLKKGSGVPHKEKVGKLTKDQVREIATTKLPDLNANDLEAAMKIVEGTARSMGITTP, encoded by the coding sequence ATGCCTCCCAAGAAGAAGATCGCCGCACTGGTCAAGGTGCAGCTGCAGGCCGGCGCGGCCACCCCGGCTCCGCCGGTCGGTACCGCCCTGGGTCCCCACGGTGTGAACATCATGGAGTTCTGCAAGGCCTACAACGCGCAGACCGAGTCGATGCGTGGCAACGTCGTCCCCGTCGAGATCACCATCTACGAGGACCGCTCGTTCACGTTCATCACCAAGACCCCGCCTGCCGCGGAGCTCATCAAGAAGGCTGCCGGCCTGAAGAAGGGTTCGGGTGTCCCGCACAAGGAGAAGGTCGGCAAGCTGACCAAGGACCAGGTGCGCGAGATCGCGACGACCAAGCTGCCCGACCTCAACGCCAACGACCTCGAGGCGGCCATGAAGATCGTCGAGGGCACCGCCCGCTCCATGGGCATCACCACTCCCTGA
- a CDS encoding DnaB-like helicase C-terminal domain-containing protein, producing the protein MDPLLTPLHQVLDRVDSRLLAPESDVRIWSTGFPLLDDALGGGLRAGALNLLAGSQGEGKTTFALQIARSVAGSGRPVLFFSFELEAEALLQKVIAAEAADLGVESPISVYQVRAAFEGTDEMTGGLLERLGRYPGGADALERVAGYAPSMLIHRSTTTHTNLDVIAASVKDVLSEVGEPPLVVVDYLQKVRPGQQLDEEAAVTQVTERLKDIAIEFECPVLAISASDRAGLEPGMRMRARNMKGSTALAYEADVVLILANKADIVARHHLMYSANNGEHFKTWSVLTVEKNRSGRTGAEVEFRKDFASGRFLSDGHVVSEKLVDERVFTE; encoded by the coding sequence ATGGACCCGCTGCTGACCCCACTCCACCAGGTGCTCGACCGGGTGGACAGCCGACTGCTGGCGCCCGAGAGCGACGTACGCATCTGGTCCACCGGGTTCCCCCTCCTGGACGACGCCCTGGGCGGCGGCCTGCGGGCCGGCGCGCTCAACCTGCTGGCCGGCTCCCAGGGCGAGGGCAAGACGACGTTCGCGCTCCAGATCGCCCGCAGCGTCGCGGGCAGCGGGCGGCCGGTGCTCTTCTTCTCCTTCGAGCTCGAGGCTGAGGCCCTGCTGCAGAAGGTGATCGCCGCGGAGGCGGCCGATCTCGGCGTCGAGAGCCCGATCTCGGTCTACCAGGTCCGGGCCGCCTTCGAGGGGACCGACGAGATGACCGGCGGGCTGCTGGAGCGGCTGGGCCGCTACCCCGGCGGCGCCGACGCGCTGGAGAGGGTCGCCGGCTACGCGCCGAGCATGCTGATCCACCGCTCCACCACGACCCACACCAACCTCGACGTGATCGCCGCGTCGGTCAAGGACGTGCTCAGCGAGGTCGGCGAGCCCCCGCTGGTCGTCGTCGACTACCTGCAGAAGGTGCGGCCCGGGCAGCAGCTCGACGAGGAGGCCGCCGTCACCCAGGTCACCGAGCGCCTCAAGGACATCGCGATCGAGTTCGAGTGCCCGGTGCTCGCCATCTCCGCCAGCGACCGAGCGGGCCTGGAGCCGGGCATGCGGATGCGGGCCCGCAACATGAAGGGGTCCACCGCCCTGGCGTACGAGGCGGACGTGGTGCTGATCCTGGCCAACAAGGCCGACATCGTGGCGCGCCACCACCTGATGTACTCGGCCAACAACGGCGAGCACTTCAAGACGTGGTCGGTGCTGACGGTGGAGAAGAACCGGTCCGGGCGCACCGGGGCCGAGGTCGAGTTCCGCAAGGACTTCGCCTCGGGCCGCTTCCTCTCCGACGGCCACGTGGTCAGCGAGAAGCTGGTCGACGAGCGCGTCTTCACCGAGTAG
- the rpoB gene encoding DNA-directed RNA polymerase subunit beta, translating into MAARSSAVNSRRTSFAKIKEPLEVPPLLALQTDSFHWLIGDEKWDEVVAARKAAGEDVSEKSGLQEIFEEISPIEDFNDTMSLSFENPVFVDPKYTEEECKEKDFTFSRPLYVSAEFMNNTTGEIKAQTVFMGEFPMMTRKGTFIINGTERVVVSQLVRSPGAYFERAADKTSDKDIYTAKVIPSRGAWLEFEIDKRDLVGVRLDRKRKQNVTVLLKALQALANEEGYEGEPYDYEAVMADLRQYESIQLTEEKDNTQGPDDALLDIYRKLRPGEPPTREAALTLLKNYYFNPKRYDLAKVGRYKINKKLGLTEAFDHQNLTIQDIVAAIRYIVQLHASGAPADPVDLTDAEGNVVIGSDDKPIKVQADDIDHFGNRRMRTVGELIQNQLRTGLARMERVVRERMTTQDVEAITPQSLINIRPVVAALKEFFGTSQLSQFMDQTNPIAGLTHKRRLSALGPGGLSRDRAGMEVRDVHPSHYGRMCPIETPEGPNIGLIGSLASYGRINPFGFVETPYRKVVDGSVTTEIHYLTADDEDRYVIAQANAPLDENDKFVEERVLVRQKRGEVSEILAGDVDYMDVSPRQMVSVATALIPFLEHDDANRALMGANMQRQAVPLITSDSPLVGTGMEYRAAVDAGDVVVAENAGVVKSVSADSIETMNDDGTYQTYRLAKFKRSNQGTCINQRPLVSEGDRLEVGSPIADGPCTDNAEMALGTNLLVAFMPWQGHNYEDAIILSQRLVQEDVLTSIHIEEHEVDARDTKLGPEEITRDIPNISEEGLADLDERGIIRIGAEVTTGDILVGKVTPRARPS; encoded by the coding sequence TTGGCCGCGCGCAGCTCCGCTGTTAACTCCCGTCGCACCTCTTTTGCAAAGATCAAGGAGCCTCTCGAGGTTCCCCCTCTCCTGGCCCTCCAGACCGACAGCTTCCACTGGCTGATCGGCGACGAGAAGTGGGACGAGGTCGTCGCCGCCCGCAAGGCAGCCGGCGAGGACGTCTCCGAGAAGTCGGGCCTGCAGGAGATCTTCGAGGAGATCTCCCCGATCGAGGACTTCAACGACACGATGTCGCTGTCCTTCGAGAACCCGGTCTTCGTCGACCCCAAGTACACCGAGGAGGAGTGCAAGGAGAAGGACTTCACCTTCTCGCGCCCCCTCTACGTCTCGGCCGAGTTCATGAACAACACGACCGGCGAGATCAAGGCCCAGACGGTCTTCATGGGCGAGTTCCCGATGATGACCCGCAAGGGCACCTTCATCATCAACGGCACCGAGCGTGTCGTGGTCTCCCAGCTGGTCCGCTCGCCGGGCGCCTACTTCGAGCGCGCCGCCGACAAGACGTCCGACAAGGACATCTACACCGCGAAGGTCATCCCCTCGCGCGGCGCCTGGCTGGAGTTCGAGATCGACAAGCGCGACCTGGTCGGCGTACGCCTTGACCGCAAGCGCAAGCAGAACGTGACCGTCCTCCTCAAGGCCCTGCAGGCGCTGGCCAACGAAGAGGGCTACGAGGGCGAGCCGTACGACTACGAGGCCGTGATGGCCGACCTGCGTCAGTACGAGTCGATCCAGCTGACCGAGGAGAAGGACAACACCCAGGGTCCGGACGACGCCCTCCTCGACATCTACCGCAAGCTCCGCCCGGGCGAGCCGCCCACGCGCGAGGCCGCGCTGACGCTGTTGAAGAACTACTACTTCAACCCCAAGCGCTACGACCTGGCCAAGGTCGGTCGCTACAAGATCAACAAGAAGCTCGGCCTGACCGAGGCCTTCGACCACCAGAACCTGACCATCCAGGACATCGTGGCCGCGATCCGCTACATCGTGCAGCTGCACGCCAGCGGTGCCCCCGCCGACCCGGTCGACCTGACCGACGCCGAGGGCAACGTGGTGATCGGCTCGGACGACAAGCCGATCAAGGTCCAGGCCGACGACATCGACCACTTCGGCAACCGCCGCATGCGCACCGTGGGCGAGCTGATCCAGAACCAGCTCCGCACCGGCCTGGCGCGCATGGAGCGAGTGGTCCGCGAGCGGATGACGACCCAGGACGTCGAGGCCATCACGCCGCAGTCCCTGATCAACATCCGTCCCGTGGTCGCGGCGCTGAAGGAGTTCTTCGGCACCTCGCAGCTCTCGCAGTTCATGGACCAGACCAACCCGATCGCGGGACTGACGCACAAGCGTCGCCTCTCCGCGCTGGGCCCCGGTGGTCTCTCCCGTGACCGCGCCGGCATGGAGGTCCGCGACGTGCACCCGTCGCACTACGGCCGCATGTGCCCCATCGAGACCCCTGAAGGCCCGAACATCGGCCTGATCGGCTCGCTGGCCTCCTACGGTCGGATCAACCCCTTCGGCTTCGTCGAGACGCCGTACCGCAAGGTGGTGGACGGCTCGGTGACCACCGAGATCCACTACCTGACCGCCGACGACGAGGACCGCTACGTCATCGCCCAGGCGAACGCGCCGCTGGACGAGAACGACAAGTTCGTCGAGGAGCGCGTCCTGGTCCGCCAGAAGCGCGGTGAGGTCTCCGAGATCCTCGCCGGCGACGTGGACTACATGGACGTCTCCCCGCGCCAGATGGTGTCGGTCGCCACCGCGCTGATCCCGTTCCTGGAGCACGACGACGCTAACCGGGCCCTGATGGGTGCCAACATGCAGCGCCAGGCGGTGCCGCTGATCACCAGCGACAGCCCCCTGGTCGGCACCGGCATGGAGTACCGCGCCGCGGTCGACGCCGGCGACGTGGTCGTGGCCGAGAACGCCGGTGTGGTCAAGTCGGTCTCCGCCGACTCGATCGAGACCATGAACGACGACGGCACCTACCAGACCTACCGGCTGGCGAAGTTCAAGCGCTCCAACCAGGGCACCTGCATCAACCAGCGTCCGCTGGTCAGCGAGGGTGACCGGCTCGAGGTCGGCTCGCCGATCGCCGACGGTCCGTGCACCGACAACGCCGAGATGGCGCTGGGCACGAACCTGCTGGTGGCCTTCATGCCGTGGCAGGGTCACAACTACGAGGACGCCATCATCCTCAGCCAGCGCCTGGTGCAGGAGGACGTCCTCACCTCGATCCACATCGAGGAGCACGAGGTCGACGCCCGCGACACCAAGCTCGGCCCGGAGGAGATCACCCGGGACATCCCGAACATCTCCGAGGAGGGTCTGGCCGACCTCGACGAGCGCGGGATCATCCGCATCGGCGCCGAGGTCACGACCGGGGACATCCTGGTCGGCAAGGTCACCCCAAGGGCGAGACCGAGCTGA
- the rplJ gene encoding 50S ribosomal protein L10, which translates to MARPEKVAAVAEIVESFNGSAGAVLTEYRGLTVKQLQDLRRSLGENANYAVVKNTLAKIAATEVGIEGFDDLLTGPTAIAFINGDVVEAAKGLRDFAKANPALVIKGGVLDGKPLDAVEIGKLADLESREVLLGKMAGAMLASLSQAVYLLNAPLAQAARLAGALQAKAEQDPSILAGGAGTPAESAAEETPESSEEAPATAEVAEETTESTDA; encoded by the coding sequence ATGGCGCGGCCAGAGAAGGTTGCAGCCGTCGCGGAGATCGTTGAGTCGTTCAACGGTTCCGCCGGCGCTGTGCTGACCGAGTACCGCGGTCTCACCGTGAAGCAGCTGCAGGACCTGCGGCGCTCCCTCGGCGAGAACGCCAACTACGCCGTGGTCAAGAACACGCTGGCCAAGATTGCCGCCACCGAGGTGGGAATCGAAGGCTTCGACGACCTCCTCACCGGCCCGACCGCCATCGCCTTCATCAACGGCGACGTGGTCGAGGCGGCGAAGGGTCTGCGTGACTTTGCCAAGGCAAACCCCGCCCTTGTCATCAAGGGTGGAGTTCTGGACGGCAAGCCCCTGGACGCGGTGGAGATCGGCAAGCTCGCCGACCTCGAGTCGCGTGAGGTGCTCCTGGGCAAGATGGCGGGCGCGATGCTCGCCTCCCTCAGCCAGGCCGTCTACCTGCTCAACGCCCCGCTCGCGCAGGCTGCCCGGCTCGCCGGCGCCCTGCAGGCGAAGGCCGAGCAGGACCCCTCGATCCTCGCAGGTGGTGCCGGTACGCCGGCTGAGTCCGCTGCTGAGGAGACCCCGGAGTCGTCCGAGGAGGCCCCCGCCACCGCGGAGGTCGCCGAGGAGACCACCGAGTCCACCGACGCCTGA
- a CDS encoding DNA-directed RNA polymerase subunit beta' — protein MLDVNFFDQLRIGLATADDIRTWSHGEVKKPETINYRTLKPERDGLFCEKIFGPTRDWECYCGKYKRVRFKGIICERCGVEVTRSKVRRERMGHIELAAPVTHIWYFKGVPSRLGYLLDLAPKDLEKVIYFAAYMITSVDEDARHKDMSTLENKIGLERERLEKRRDSMIEERAKKFEEDLEALEAEGAKADQRRKVKDGAEREMAAIRKRSENELARLEEIWSTFKSLKVQDLLGDEILYREMKNWFGKYFEGYMGATAIQKRLQDFDIEGEVESLRDTIANGKGQRKVRALKRLKVVDAFRKTGNQPIGMVLDAVPVIPPDLRPMVQLDGGRFATSDLNDLYRRVINRNNRLKRLLDLGAPEIIVNNEKRMLQEAVDSLFDNGRRGRPVTGPGNRPLKSLSDMLKGKQGRFRQNLLGKRVDYSGRSVIVSGPQLKLHQCGLPKQMALELFKPFVMKRLVDLSHAQNIKSAKRMVERARPVVWDVLEEVITEHPVLLNRAPTLHRLGIQAFEPQLIEGKAIQIHPLVCTAFNADFDGDQMAVHLPLSAEAQAEARILMLSTNNILKPSDGRPVTMPTQDMIIGLFFLTTDRDGELGEGRAFSSPAEAIMALDRGEITLQSKVKIRLSDVVPPLDHEAAGDWETGRSLTLDTTLGRTLFNDTLPADYPFVNYEVGKKALGAIVNDLAERYTKVEVAASLDALKDAGFHWATRSGVTVSIDDVTTPDDKKAILSGYEAQAEKVQKQFERGLVTDEERRQELIEIWTQASNEVAKAMEANFDRRNPIYMMVDSGASGNMMQIRQVAAMRGLVANPKGEIIPRPIKANFREGLSVLEYFISTHGARKGLADTALRTADSGYLTRRLVDVSQDVIIREEDCGTERGLPKQIGERREDGTVVKHENAETAAYARSAATEIAHPETGEILAVAGEDLGDVKIGELVAAGIETVKVRSVLTCDAKTGTCAKCYGRSLATGLLVDIGEAVGIIAAQSIGEPGTQLTMRTFHTGGVASADDITQGLPRVVELFEARQPKGLSPISEAAGRVEIEETDKARKVIVTPDDGSEPVEYPVSKRSRLSVADGQHIEVGQQLTVGTPDPKEVLRILGIRKAQQHLVDEVQQVYRSQGVSIHDKHIEIIVRQMLRRVTVIESGETNLLPSDLVDRSRFEEENRRVVSEGGVPASGRAELMGITKASLATESWLSAASFQETTRVLTDAAIHGRSDSLLGLKENVIIGKLIPAGTGLERYRNIRVEPTEEARAAAYSVTGYDSYDYDFGQGTGQAVALDDFDFGSYQN, from the coding sequence GTGCTCGACGTGAACTTCTTCGACCAGCTTCGGATCGGCCTGGCCACCGCGGATGACATCCGCACGTGGAGCCACGGTGAGGTCAAGAAGCCGGAGACCATCAACTACCGCACGCTCAAGCCCGAGCGTGACGGCCTCTTCTGCGAGAAGATCTTCGGTCCCACCCGGGACTGGGAGTGCTACTGCGGCAAGTACAAGCGTGTCCGCTTCAAGGGCATCATCTGCGAGCGCTGCGGCGTCGAGGTGACCCGCTCCAAGGTGCGTCGTGAGCGCATGGGCCACATCGAGCTCGCCGCTCCGGTCACCCACATCTGGTACTTCAAGGGTGTCCCGTCGCGACTGGGCTACCTGCTCGACCTGGCGCCGAAGGACCTGGAGAAGGTCATCTACTTCGCTGCCTACATGATCACCTCGGTGGACGAGGACGCCCGTCACAAGGACATGTCCACCCTGGAGAACAAGATCGGTCTGGAGCGCGAGCGGCTGGAGAAGCGCCGCGACTCGATGATCGAGGAGCGTGCCAAGAAGTTCGAGGAGGACCTGGAGGCCCTGGAGGCCGAGGGTGCCAAGGCCGACCAGCGCCGCAAGGTCAAGGACGGCGCCGAGCGCGAGATGGCCGCCATCCGCAAGCGCTCGGAGAACGAGCTCGCTCGTCTCGAGGAGATCTGGAGCACGTTTAAGTCGCTCAAGGTGCAGGACCTGCTCGGCGACGAGATCCTCTACCGCGAGATGAAGAACTGGTTCGGCAAGTACTTCGAGGGCTACATGGGCGCCACGGCGATCCAGAAGCGCCTCCAGGACTTCGACATCGAGGGTGAGGTGGAGTCGCTCCGCGACACCATCGCCAACGGCAAGGGCCAGCGCAAGGTCCGTGCGCTCAAGCGCCTCAAGGTCGTCGACGCCTTCCGCAAGACCGGCAACCAGCCCATCGGCATGGTGCTGGACGCCGTTCCCGTCATCCCCCCGGACCTGCGTCCGATGGTGCAGCTGGACGGTGGCCGCTTCGCGACCTCCGACCTCAACGACCTGTACCGCCGGGTGATCAACCGGAACAACCGCCTCAAGCGGCTGCTCGACCTCGGCGCCCCCGAGATCATCGTCAACAACGAGAAGCGGATGCTCCAGGAGGCCGTCGACTCGCTGTTCGACAACGGCCGTCGTGGTCGCCCCGTCACCGGCCCGGGCAACCGGCCGCTGAAGTCGCTCTCGGACATGCTCAAGGGCAAGCAGGGTCGCTTCCGCCAGAACCTGCTCGGCAAGCGCGTGGACTACTCGGGCCGTTCGGTCATCGTGTCGGGTCCGCAGCTGAAGCTGCACCAGTGCGGTCTGCCCAAGCAGATGGCGCTGGAGCTCTTCAAGCCGTTCGTGATGAAGCGCCTGGTCGACCTGTCCCACGCCCAGAACATCAAGTCCGCCAAGCGGATGGTGGAGCGGGCGCGGCCGGTCGTGTGGGACGTCCTCGAAGAGGTCATCACCGAGCACCCCGTGCTGCTCAACCGTGCGCCCACCCTGCACCGACTCGGCATCCAGGCCTTCGAGCCCCAGCTGATCGAGGGCAAGGCCATCCAGATCCACCCGCTCGTCTGCACGGCGTTCAACGCCGACTTCGACGGTGACCAGATGGCGGTGCACCTGCCGCTGTCGGCCGAGGCCCAGGCCGAGGCGCGGATCCTGATGCTCTCGACCAACAACATCCTCAAGCCGTCCGACGGCCGACCGGTCACCATGCCTACCCAGGACATGATCATCGGGCTGTTCTTCCTCACCACCGACCGTGATGGCGAGCTCGGCGAGGGCCGGGCGTTCTCCTCGCCGGCCGAGGCCATCATGGCCCTGGACCGGGGCGAGATCACCCTGCAGAGCAAGGTCAAGATCCGTCTCTCCGACGTCGTCCCGCCGCTGGACCACGAGGCGGCCGGCGACTGGGAGACCGGGCGCTCGCTGACCCTGGACACCACGCTGGGTCGCACGCTGTTCAACGACACCCTGCCGGCCGACTACCCCTTCGTGAACTACGAAGTGGGCAAGAAGGCCCTGGGCGCGATCGTCAACGACCTGGCCGAGCGCTACACCAAGGTCGAGGTCGCTGCGTCCCTGGACGCCCTGAAGGACGCCGGCTTCCACTGGGCGACCCGCTCGGGTGTCACGGTCTCCATCGACGACGTCACCACGCCGGACGACAAGAAGGCCATCCTGTCGGGCTACGAGGCCCAGGCGGAGAAGGTGCAGAAGCAGTTCGAGCGTGGACTGGTCACCGACGAGGAGCGCCGCCAGGAGCTCATCGAGATCTGGACGCAGGCCTCCAACGAGGTCGCCAAGGCGATGGAGGCGAACTTCGACCGTCGCAACCCCATCTACATGATGGTCGACTCGGGCGCATCGGGAAACATGATGCAGATCCGTCAGGTCGCCGCCATGCGTGGTCTGGTGGCCAACCCGAAGGGCGAGATCATCCCGCGCCCGATCAAGGCCAACTTCCGCGAGGGCCTGTCGGTGCTGGAGTACTTCATCTCCACCCACGGTGCCCGCAAGGGTCTGGCCGACACCGCACTGCGCACGGCCGACTCGGGCTACCTGACCCGTCGTCTGGTCGACGTGTCGCAGGACGTCATCATCCGCGAGGAGGACTGCGGCACCGAGCGTGGTCTGCCCAAGCAGATCGGTGAGCGTCGCGAGGACGGCACGGTCGTCAAGCACGAGAACGCCGAGACCGCGGCGTACGCCCGCTCGGCGGCGACCGAGATCGCCCACCCCGAGACCGGGGAGATCCTCGCCGTCGCCGGTGAGGACCTGGGTGACGTCAAGATCGGCGAGCTCGTGGCTGCCGGGATCGAGACCGTCAAGGTCCGCTCCGTGCTGACCTGCGACGCCAAGACCGGGACCTGCGCCAAGTGCTACGGCCGCTCGCTGGCCACCGGCCTGCTGGTCGACATCGGTGAGGCGGTCGGCATCATCGCCGCCCAGTCCATCGGTGAGCCCGGCACGCAGCTGACCATGCGTACCTTCCACACCGGTGGTGTGGCCTCCGCGGACGACATCACCCAGGGTCTGCCCCGCGTGGTGGAGCTCTTCGAGGCGCGTCAGCCCAAGGGTCTCTCGCCGATCTCCGAGGCCGCCGGCCGAGTGGAGATCGAGGAGACCGACAAGGCCCGCAAGGTCATCGTCACCCCCGACGACGGCTCCGAGCCGGTCGAGTACCCGGTCTCCAAGAGGTCCCGCCTCTCGGTGGCCGACGGCCAACACATCGAGGTCGGCCAGCAGCTGACCGTCGGTACGCCGGACCCGAAGGAGGTGCTGCGCATCCTCGGTATCCGCAAGGCGCAGCAGCACCTCGTCGACGAGGTCCAGCAGGTGTACCGCAGCCAGGGCGTGTCGATCCACGACAAGCACATCGAGATCATCGTGCGCCAGATGCTCCGTCGCGTGACGGTCATCGAGTCCGGTGAGACCAACCTGCTGCCGTCGGACCTGGTCGACCGGTCCCGCTTCGAGGAGGAGAACCGTCGCGTGGTCTCCGAGGGCGGCGTGCCGGCCTCGGGTCGTGCCGAGCTCATGGGCATCACCAAGGCCTCGCTGGCGACCGAGTCGTGGCTCTCGGCGGCCTCCTTCCAGGAGACCACCCGGGTGCTCACCGACGCGGCCATCCACGGTCGCTCGGACTCGCTGCTGGGTCTGAAGGAGAACGTGATCATCGGAAAGCTGATCCCGGCCGGCACCGGTCTGGAGCGCTACCGCAACATCCGGGTGGAGCCGACCGAGGAGGCCCGCGCCGCGGCGTACTCCGTCACCGGCTACGACTCCTACGACTACGACTTCGGCCAGGGCACCGGCCAGGCCGTCGCGCTGGACGACTTCGACTTCGGTTCCTACCAGAACTGA
- a CDS encoding DUF429 domain-containing protein → MEPAITPPLARELADLVSRLASLGEQHGLDVGDALRAVQALEQQGAVTRVASWFVDAPPVLGVDAGKGGWVGALVAQGRCRVLVSPTLAGLVEMAREAAEVAVVAVDIPIGLPDSGRRQADVLARGALPGKASSVFTTLTRAAYQAGSYAEAREANLAATSGELGAGAQSYALRERVLDVDGYLRAARRAPAARRVPVIEVHPELCFARMTGAPLLAGKRTPEGEQARCAALSSVGFPLPRVAAGPGYAVDDLLDACAAAWSAARHALGLSESLPPEPEVFSDGIPAAIRV, encoded by the coding sequence ATGGAGCCCGCCATCACCCCTCCGCTCGCCCGCGAGCTCGCCGACCTCGTCTCGCGGCTGGCGTCGTTGGGGGAGCAGCACGGACTGGACGTGGGCGACGCGCTGCGCGCGGTGCAGGCGCTCGAGCAGCAGGGCGCGGTGACCCGGGTGGCGTCGTGGTTCGTCGACGCCCCACCGGTGCTCGGGGTGGATGCCGGCAAGGGCGGCTGGGTGGGGGCCCTGGTGGCGCAGGGCAGGTGCCGGGTGCTGGTCTCCCCGACCCTGGCCGGGCTGGTCGAGATGGCCCGTGAGGCCGCCGAGGTGGCCGTGGTCGCGGTCGACATCCCGATCGGGCTGCCCGACTCCGGGCGACGCCAGGCCGACGTGCTGGCCCGGGGCGCCCTGCCCGGCAAGGCCAGCTCGGTGTTCACCACCCTGACCCGGGCGGCGTACCAGGCGGGGAGCTACGCCGAGGCCCGGGAGGCGAACCTGGCCGCCACCTCCGGAGAGCTGGGCGCCGGCGCCCAGTCCTACGCGCTGCGGGAGCGGGTGCTCGACGTCGACGGCTACCTCCGCGCCGCCCGGCGCGCCCCCGCGGCGCGCCGGGTGCCGGTGATCGAGGTGCACCCCGAGCTCTGCTTCGCCCGGATGACGGGGGCGCCGCTGCTGGCCGGGAAGCGGACGCCCGAGGGCGAGCAGGCCCGGTGCGCGGCGCTGAGCAGCGTGGGCTTCCCCCTGCCCCGGGTGGCGGCGGGGCCGGGATATGCCGTCGACGACCTGCTGGACGCCTGCGCCGCGGCCTGGAGCGCAGCCAGGCACGCGCTGGGCCTCTCGGAGTCGCTGCCGCCGGAGCCCGAGGTCTTCAGCGACGGGATCCCGGCAGCGATCCGAGTCTGA
- the rplL gene encoding 50S ribosomal protein L7/L12: MAKLSTDELLDAFKEMTLIELSEFVKQFEDTFGVTAAAPVAVAAAPAAGGAAGGEAAAEQDEFDVVLEAAGEKKINVIKEVRALTSLGLKEAKELVESAPKAILEKVDKAAAEKAKEALEGAGATVTLK; the protein is encoded by the coding sequence ATGGCGAAGCTCAGCACCGACGAGCTCCTTGACGCGTTCAAGGAGATGACCCTCATCGAGCTCTCCGAGTTCGTGAAGCAGTTCGAGGACACCTTCGGCGTCACCGCCGCCGCCCCCGTCGCCGTGGCCGCCGCCCCGGCTGCCGGTGGTGCCGCTGGTGGCGAGGCCGCCGCCGAGCAGGACGAGTTCGACGTCGTCCTCGAGGCCGCTGGCGAGAAGAAGATCAACGTCATCAAGGAGGTGCGCGCCCTGACCTCCCTCGGTCTCAAGGAGGCCAAGGAGCTCGTGGAGAGCGCCCCCAAGGCGATCCTCGAGAAGGTCGACAAGGCTGCGGCCGAGAAGGCCAAGGAAGCCCTCGAGGGCGCCGGCGCGACCGTCACCCTCAAGTGA